The DNA window GAGGCCGAAGAAGATACTGATGTTGGCCGCCGTGGTGTGCGGCATCATGCGGATGTAGGAGTTGGCGTTGAGGCCGTCGGCGACCGCGTTCAGCAGCATGTTGCCGAAAGCTTTCACCTCCTCGGTGCTGCCGGTCGACGAGCCACAGGCGACGCCCATGCGGCCATCCTGGATGATCGGGTCGCCGAGCAGGCCGGCCTGCTCCAGGGCGCGCTCGGCGGCGAACACCGCCAGCTTGGACACCCGGCCCATGCTGCGGGTCTGCTTGCGCGACCAGTGGCGGGGCGCGACGAAATCGTCCACCGGCCCGCCCAGGCGAGTGTTCAGCTCGGTGTAGCGGTCCCACTCATCCATGCGCCGGATACCGCTGCGGCCCGCCTCGAAGGCGGCCGAAATGCTTGGCCAGTCACTGCCCAGCGACGTGATCCCGGACATGCCGGTAACGACTACACGCTTCATCAACACAAACCACCGTTCACGGCGAGGACCTGGCGGGTGATATAGCCCGCGTCCTCGCTCATCAGAAAATTCACTGCCGCCGCGACTTCCTCCGGGCTGCCCATGCGCCCGGCCGGGACCATCTTGAGGATCTCTTCCACCGGCACCAGGTCGTCGAGGATATCAGTGTCGATAAGCCCCGGCGCCACGCAGTTGACCGTGATGCGGCGCTTGCCCAGCTCGATGGCGAGGGCCTTGGCCGCGCCGATCACGCCGGCCTTGGAGGCGCTGTAGTTGACCTGGCCACGGTTACCGATCAGTCCCGAGACCGAGGTGATGCAGACGATTCGCCCTGGCGCCCGGCGCCGGATCATCGGCATGGTCAGCGGCTGCAGCACATTGTAGAAGCCATCGAGGTTGGTGCGCAGCACCTGGTCCCAGTCGTCGTCGGAGAGGGCCGGGAAGGCGCCGTCGCGGGTCAGGCCGGCATTGCAGACCACGCCATAGTAGGCGCCGTGCTGTTCGATATCGGTTTCGAGGGCGGCACGGCAGGCCGCGCGGTCGGACACGTCGAATTGCAGGATACGCGCCTGCTGGCCCTGGGCTTCGATCTGCTCGCGTACCGCTTCTGCTTCCTCGCGGCGCGAGCGGCAGTGCAGGATGATGTCGTAGCCACTGCGCGCCAGGCGCAGTGCGATGGCACGGCCGATGCCTCGGCTCGAACCCGTGACCAGAATGCTGTCAGTCATGTGCGTTCTCTTGTCGTGCTTGCTGTTCTTGCTGTTCTTGCTGTTCTTGCTGTTCTTGCGGCTCCTGGAGGTAGCTCGCAACGTTCGGTGGGCGAAACACGTTGAGGCGGGCATGGGCCTCGATGCCCTGGCCCTGCAACAGGCAGTCGAATACGCCCATGCCATTGTCGTCCTGCAACGAACGCTGGGCGCTGATGCGCAGCTCGCTGCCGGCCGGGAAGCCTTCGACATTGCACTGGAAACTGCGCGTGCCGAGCAGGAAGCCCAGCTCCACTGGCTCGCTGGCCTGGCGCGCATGGCAGCCGGCATAGGCCGCCACGCTCTGCGCCATCAGCTCGACCGCGACCCAGGCCGGCAGGCTGCCGTCCTCGGTGCTGAACAGGGTGTCGGGGCGCACGCGCAGACGTGTCTCGATGTCCTCGTCGCCGAAGCGCAGCACTTCGTCGATCAGGATCATGTCGCCGGAATGGGGAATGAGCTCGGCGATCTTCCAGGGGGTCATGGCGCGTCTCCGATAATCAGCGACAGGTTGCTGCCACCGAAGGCGAAGGAGTTGCTCATCAGCCGTCGCCCGCTGCTGCGGCGCAGCCGCGTGTCCGGGCGCACCAGGTCGAGTGCCGGTAACTCAGGGTCGGCCTGGCCGTCCCACAGGTGGGGGGGCAGGCGGCCTTCGGCGTTGTCTTCGCTGAGGGTCAGCCAGCAGAAGGCCGCCTCCAGCGCTCCGGCCGCGCCGAGGGTGTGGCCGGTCATGGGTTTGCTCGACGAGCAGGCCACGCCGTTCGGGAACAGCGCATGCACCGCCAGGCTTTCCATGGCGTCGTTGTGCCGTGTCGCGGTGCCGTGGAGGTTGAGGTAGTCGATCTGCCCGGCTTCCACCCCGGCGCTGGCCAGGGCTTTGCGCATGGCCAGCAGGGCGCCGCGTCCTTCGGGATGGGGCGCCGAGATGTGGTGGGCATCCGAGCTGGCGCCGCCGCCGAACAGGGCGATGGGGGCTTCTTCGCGAGTCATCAGGAACAGCGCCGCGCCTTCGCCGATGTTGATGCCGTTGCGGTTGGCCGAGAACGGGTTGCAGCGCTCGGCGGTCACGGCTTCCAGTGCCGAGAAACCATTCAGGGTCAGCCGGCACAGGCTGTCCACTCCGCCGCAGAGCACGGCATCGCACACGCCCTGTTCGAGCAGGCGATGGGCGCTGAGCAGGGCGCGCGCACTGGAGGTGCAGGCGGTGGACTGGCAGTAGGCCGGCCCGGCCAGGCCCAGCCAGTCGGCGAGGAAGATCGCCGGGGCGGCCATTTCCTGCTGGGCATAGTGGTAGCTGGCGGGCAATTCGCCCTGGCGGACGAACGTGGCGATACCCTGGCTGGCCTCGTCGATGCCCGAGGTGCTGGTGCCGAGGAGGACGCCGATACGGTGTGCGCCGTAGCGAGTGATGGCGCTGCGTATCTGCGGTTCGATCTGTTGTGCGGCGGCCAGCAGCAGTTGCAGGTTGCGGCTGGCCGCCGGTGTGGCGAAGGGCAACGCCGGCAGTTCTCCGGGCACCGCGCCGACGGTCAGGCTGCGGTCATCGACCCAGCCGTCCTCGCTGCGCATGCCACGGGTGTCGCCGGCCAGCAGTGCACTGGCCACGGCCTGCCGGCCCTGGCCCAGGGCGCAGAGCAGGCCCAGGGCGTTCAGGTAGCTGGGCATCAATGGCTCTCCTGGTGGGTCATCGGGCGGACGTGGTAGCGCAGGTCATCGTTCGTGCGCAGGGTGAAATCCAGCGGCGCACGGTAATCGATCCGCCAGCCTGGCGCGAGTTGGCGTTGTCCGTCGCCGTGGCGGCTCCAGGCGCCGGTCGGGTAGCTGCCGGCCAGCGCTGCATCCGGCGTCAGGGCGAACAGCAGGGCGCCGAACAGCTCGCGGGCCCTGGGGTTGGGCGGCAGCAACCCGTCATTGTGCCAGCTGCCGTCGCGCAGCCGCTGCCGTGCCAGTGGCGTGCCCAACGGGTCGAGCAGCGTGTAGCGCAGGGCGTCGTCCTCCCGTTGCAGTACCAGCAGCCATTGCTGCACGGTCTGCTGGGGCGCGGTGTGTTCGATTTGCAACGTCAGTGGCAGGGCCGCGACCAGCGACGGGACTCTTTCCGGCAGGGGCGTATGGTTGGCGCATGCGGTGAGCAGCAGCGCCATCAGGACCAGCAGGTAACGCATCAGCAGGCTGCCTCCAGCGGCTTGCGCGCGGCGACGTTGACCAGCGTTTCATTGCGTTGGCCGAACGGCTTCGGCTTCGCCAGGCCCCAGCGTTCCAGCAGGCCGAAGTCCTCCGAGCGGCTCCACCACAGATAAGGGTAGGACACGTTCTTCTCGTCGAACTGGAAGCCCTGGTCGCGCAGCATGGCCAGGTATTGCTCGGCGCTCTTCTGCACGTGCATGGGGTGGCGGAACAGCCAGCGGATCACCCAGGTGTCGATGTAGTACTTGGTCGACTCCGCGAACAGCAGCAGGCCACCCGGCTTGAGGATGCGCCAGAACTCGGCCAGGGCCTTTTCCTGTTCCACCAGGTGGTGGAAGGTCTGGTGGCAGAACAGCACGTCGACGCTGGCGTCGGGCAGTTCGATGTTCGCGCAGTCGCTGGCGACCAGTTCGATATCCAGGCCCAGGCGCGTGGCTTGTGCCCGCGAGCAGTCGAGGCTGTGCTGGTCGGCATCCAGGCCGATCATGCGGGTGGGCTGGAAGGCCTCGGCGAGCAGCGCGAAGGAGCGCCCCTGGCCACAGCCGGCATCCAGCAGCACCCGCTCTTCGGGCAGCGGACCATTGATCAGGCGCTGCAGGTCATTGATCGCGACGCGCAAGACATGGTGCTGCCAG is part of the Pseudomonas sp. ABC1 genome and encodes:
- a CDS encoding hotdog family protein; this translates as MTPWKIAELIPHSGDMILIDEVLRFGDEDIETRLRVRPDTLFSTEDGSLPAWVAVELMAQSVAAYAGCHARQASEPVELGFLLGTRSFQCNVEGFPAGSELRISAQRSLQDDNGMGVFDCLLQGQGIEAHARLNVFRPPNVASYLQEPQEQQEQQEQQEQQARQENAHD
- a CDS encoding DUF3261 domain-containing protein; translation: MMRYLLVLMALLLTACANHTPLPERVPSLVAALPLTLQIEHTAPQQTVQQWLLVLQREDDALRYTLLDPLGTPLARQRLRDGSWHNDGLLPPNPRARELFGALLFALTPDAALAGSYPTGAWSRHGDGQRQLAPGWRIDYRAPLDFTLRTNDDLRYHVRPMTHQESH
- the fabG gene encoding 3-oxoacyl-ACP reductase FabG, translated to MTDSILVTGSSRGIGRAIALRLARSGYDIILHCRSRREEAEAVREQIEAQGQQARILQFDVSDRAACRAALETDIEQHGAYYGVVCNAGLTRDGAFPALSDDDWDQVLRTNLDGFYNVLQPLTMPMIRRRAPGRIVCITSVSGLIGNRGQVNYSASKAGVIGAAKALAIELGKRRITVNCVAPGLIDTDILDDLVPVEEILKMVPAGRMGSPEEVAAAVNFLMSEDAGYITRQVLAVNGGLC
- a CDS encoding beta-ketoacyl-[acyl-carrier-protein] synthase family protein — translated: MPSYLNALGLLCALGQGRQAVASALLAGDTRGMRSEDGWVDDRSLTVGAVPGELPALPFATPAASRNLQLLLAAAQQIEPQIRSAITRYGAHRIGVLLGTSTSGIDEASQGIATFVRQGELPASYHYAQQEMAAPAIFLADWLGLAGPAYCQSTACTSSARALLSAHRLLEQGVCDAVLCGGVDSLCRLTLNGFSALEAVTAERCNPFSANRNGINIGEGAALFLMTREEAPIALFGGGASSDAHHISAPHPEGRGALLAMRKALASAGVEAGQIDYLNLHGTATRHNDAMESLAVHALFPNGVACSSSKPMTGHTLGAAGALEAAFCWLTLSEDNAEGRLPPHLWDGQADPELPALDLVRPDTRLRRSSGRRLMSNSFAFGGSNLSLIIGDAP
- a CDS encoding class I SAM-dependent methyltransferase, encoding MPSVAPTYVEETRFGFWFLQSHVWQHHVLRVAINDLQRLINGPLPEERVLLDAGCGQGRSFALLAEAFQPTRMIGLDADQHSLDCSRAQATRLGLDIELVASDCANIELPDASVDVLFCHQTFHHLVEQEKALAEFWRILKPGGLLLFAESTKYYIDTWVIRWLFRHPMHVQKSAEQYLAMLRDQGFQFDEKNVSYPYLWWSRSEDFGLLERWGLAKPKPFGQRNETLVNVAARKPLEAAC